In Cyclopterus lumpus isolate fCycLum1 chromosome 17, fCycLum1.pri, whole genome shotgun sequence, a genomic segment contains:
- the ocel1 gene encoding occludin/ELL domain-containing protein 1 has protein sequence MKSWSSKFKRQDPGSVAESSSSKMNSISGPPEPVWVTHTPTPDNITDDGDNSSTGRTSSTPPYAEKEDNKGSMKERLKTFIPQSWGGIIHKWTKESDSLNDSEASISKIQILPNGSRVSPPVSPLRERRNCNESLGNSSQNSHRPLLRESPSDDILYEGLREESLLTSIHPAEYYAEKLEVYNQKYSYLKSWPGLLRLLAGLQLLFGGMVFACIIAYIQKDSEWSNSYGLYNGAYNNGLGMSGYSYRGPMTAFVLAIAGVSWIITLILLVLGMTMYYRTILLDAPWWPLTEAFINVALFLFYMAAGIVYLNDLNRGGLCYTTIGVNPIMANLCRVDGGQMAGTAFIFINMAMYLGSFLVCLKMWRHEAAQREKEYFENKEQFHQSIPLTTQKTKRISFKDEKDKSLSKDDLNQNAFISEVHKNPVSVNRATVSEYTPKVHIIADYIIKYPGISCVEEKEKYKAVFNDQYQEYKDLHRDIGITLDKFRQLDAMMARLLRDGKSQEDQQRIQSVLKKYQRKKSDPGFLEKKERCDYLKAKLSHIKNKIRIFDQEAMEDGRT, from the exons ATGAAAAGCTGGAGCAGCAAATTCAAGAGACAAGACCCTGGCAGTGTGGCTGAGTCCTCCTCTAGCAAGATGAACTCCATTAGTGGCCCACCGGAGCCTGTGTGGGttactcacacacccacaccagaTAATATCACAGATGATGGGGATAATAGCTCCACAGGCCGAACCTCCAGCACTCCACCGTATGCTGAGAAGGAGGACAATAAAGGCAGTATGAAGGAAAGACTGAAAACCTTCATCCCTCAGTCATGGGGAGGCATCATCCATAAATGGACAAAGGAAAGTGACAGTTTAAATGACTCTGAAGCCAGCATCAGTAAGATCCAGATCCTTCCCAATGGGAGCAGGGTGAGTCCTCCTGTAAGTCCCCTGCGGGAGCGCAGGAACTGTAATGAATCACTTGGCAACTCCAGCCAGAACTCTCATAGGCCTTTGTTAAGGGAGAGCCCCTCTGATGATATCTTGTATGAGGGCCTACGAGAGGAATCTCTCCTGACCAGTATCCATCCTGCAGAGTACTACGCTGAGAAGCTGGAGGTCTATAACCAGAAGTACTCTTATTTAAAATCCTGGCCAGGGTTGCTCAGACTTCTTGCGGGACTTCAGCTCCTTTTTGGAGGCATGGTGTTTGCCTGCATCATCGCGTACATCCAGAAAGACAGCGAGTGGTCCAACAGCTACGGACTCTATAACGGTGCATATAACAATGGGCTAGGCATGTCTGGATACAGCTATAGGGGCCCCATGACGGCCTTTGTACTGGCTATAGCTGGAGTCTCCTGGATTATAACCCTCATTCTTTTAGTGCTGGGAATGACAATGTATTATCGCACTATCCTCCTTGACGCACCGTGGTGGCCTCTGACGGAGGCCTTCATCAACGTGGCGCTGTTTCTGTTCTACATGGCAGCCGGGATTGTCTACCTGAACGACTTGAACCGTGGGGGGCTGTGCTACACAACAATAGGCGTCAACCCTATCATGGCCAATCTGTGCCGGGTTGATGGGGGACAGATGGCGGGAACGGCTTTCATCTTCATCAACATGGCAATGTATCTGGGAAGCTTCCTGGTGTGTCTGAAGATGTGGAGGCATGAGGCTGCACAAAGGGAGAAAGAGTACTTTGAGAACAAG GAGCAGTTTCACCAGTCCATCCCACTAACCACTCAAAAAACAAAGCGCATATCATTCAAGGATGAAAAGGATAAGTCTCTGAGTAAAGATGATCTCAATCAAAATGCCTTCATCTCTGAGGTGCATAAGAACCCAGTCAGTGTGAACAGAGCCACAGTGTCTGAATACACCCCAAAAGTACACATCATCGCAGACTACATCAT AAAGTATCCAGGGATCAGCTGTgtggaagaaaaggaaaaatacaaagCAGTTTTTAATGACCAGTATCAGGAATACAAGGACCTCCACAGAGACATCGGCATCACCCTCGATAAGTTCAGACAGCTGGATGCCATGATGGCACGACTCCTCAGAGATGGAAAAAGCCAAGAG GATCAGCAGAGGATTCAAAGCGTTTTGAAGAAGTATCAGCGGAAAAAAAGT gaCCCCGGCTTCCTCGAgaaaaaggaacgatgtgactATTTAAAAGCTAAATTAAGCCACATCAAAAACAAGATACGCATTTTTGACCAGGAAGCCATGGAAGATGGTCGGACAtga
- the zgc:154006 gene encoding occludin, with protein MYEPRYYDSPPVYSPPYSTNSQSFYPLRSVHSPQSHYVPYNAPPHSKYNEEKPQHFYRWFSPPGFVKTFQGATVLMCFLIFACVASTLVWDMNGFGYGGYGVGATGAVAGMESGYYGGSYGYGGSYMTPQSAKSAMISMAAINFLVSLGFLVGSFSRSRIMRGCRFYLTVFICDIILAVLQGIIDIIFVIGVNPMSQSSQSMLYNPMLMMCQNIQGSPSLSGSVGAGFPGGFPMYNQYLHHYCYMDPEEVVGLVLGLMVVLALSLSAYYAYKTRSKIWHHGKANIYWDEPLVRSSECQDVQDWVNLVGEVRSTQQAPTVVSERAAPDLRAGNSVVSYGNGTVSIHSEGNCKSKSFPADNSNHRAAEPLCQNSTVPVCCSSSSEDADSIRKPPPYHVEKEQRKGRGPRPAAQERMESPYETDYTTGDTANELDGDHTDYLYRLYPEITSDEQRRQYKKEFDSDLACYKSLCAEMDDISDQMHKLSRELDMLDEDSMKYQGVADEYNRLKVLKRTSDYQAKKKQCKELRKKLFHIKRLVKIFDQGLC; from the exons ATGTATGAGCCTCGGTACTACGATAGCCCCCCTGTTTACAGCCCGCCTTACAGCACCAACTCCCAAAGCTTCTATCCCCTCAGGAGCGTCCACTCACCCCAGAGCCACTATGTCCCCTACAATGCCCCCCCTCACTCCAAGTACAATGAAGAGAAGCCTCAACACTTCTACCGCTGGTTTTCTCCTCCTGGTTTCGTCAAAACCTTCCAAGGAGCTACAGTACTCATGTGTTTTCTCATCTTCGCCTGCGTGGCTTCGACCCTGGTGTGGGACATGAATGGGTTTGGATACGGGGGCTACGGTGTCGGGGCTACAGGGGCGGTGGCAGGGATGGAGTCGGGATATTATGGAGGTAGCTACGGCTATGGTGGCTCTTACATGACGCCACAATCTGCCAAGTCGGCGATGATTTCCATGGCAGCAATTAACTTCCTAGTTTCTCTGGGCTTCCTGGTGGGGAGTTTCTCACGGTCTCGGATCATGAGGGGATGCCGGTTCTACCTCACTGTGTTCATTTGTGATATCATCTTAGCTGTCCTTCAG GGCATCATCGACATCATCTTTGTGATCGGGGTGAACCCGATGTCCCAGAGCTCTCAGAGTATGCTGTACAATCCCATGCTGATGATGTGCCAGAACATCCAGGGCAGCCCCAGCCTCAGCGGCAGCGTGGGGGCCGGTTTTCCAGGGGGGTTCCCCATGTACAATCAATACCTGCACCACTACTGCTACATGGACCCCGAGGAG GTGGTTGGGTTGGTGTTGGGTCTGATGGTGGTGTTGGCCCTGTCCCTGTCTGCTTACTACGCCTATAAGACCCGCAGCAAGATTTGGCATCATGGCAAAGCTAACATCTACTGGGACGAGCCACTGGTCAGGTCGTCAGAGTGCCAGGATGTACAGGATTGG GTGAACCTTGTTGGAGAGGTGCGCAGCACCCAGCAGGCACCAACTGTTGTATCGGAGAGAGCAGCACCTGACCTGAGGGCGGGGAACAGCGTGGTCTCCTACGGCAACGGAACAGTCAGCATCCACAGTGAGGGAAATTGTAAAAGCAAAAG TTTCCCTGCCGACAACAGTAATCATCGGGCCGCGGAGCCTTTGTGCCAGAACAGCACGGTCCCGgtttgctgcagcagctcctcggaGGATGCTGACAGCATCAGGAAACCTCCTCCTTACCATGTGGAGAAGGAACAGAGAAAGGGCCGAGGGCCCCGGCCTGCTGCTCAGGAGAGGATGGAGTCCCCATATGAAACTGATTACACCACCGGAGACACTGCCAATGAGCTGGACGGGGACCACACAGATTACCTCTACAG ACTGTACCCAGAAATAACTTCAGACGAGCAGCGCCGGCAGTACAAGAAGGAGTTTGACTCCGATCTGGCCTGCTATAAGAGCCTCTGTGCCGAAATGGATGACATCAGCGACCAGATGCACAAACTGAGCCGAGAACTGGACATGTTGGATGAGGACTCCATGAAGTACCAG GGTGTGGCAGACGAGTATAACCGACTGAAAGTACTGAAAAGG aCGTCAGATTATCAAGCAAAGAAGAAGCAGTGCAAAGAGCTTCGGAAAAAACTTTTCCACATCAAACGTCTGGTGAAAATCTTTGACCAAGGTCTTTGTTAG
- the nr2f6a gene encoding nuclear receptor subfamily 2 group F member 6a isoform X1 has translation MAMVSGGWGDPNGGTNGLGDKSYLRGEEEDGSPQAGGSDMEAGDDDKSCVVDCVVCGDKSSGKHYGVFTCEGCKSFFKRSVRRNLSYTCRSNRECQIDQHHRNQCQYCRLKKCFRVGMRKEAVQRGRIPPQPSLSPSITPIGGASGLGGGDFYNNNNNGGSGGGQPVSELISQLLRAEPYPSSRFGHQYNQQAGPDNAMGIDNICELAARLLFSTVEWARSIPYFPELPVSDQVALLRLSWSELFILNAAQSALPLHMAPLLAAAGFHSSPMSAERVVSFMDQVRVFQDQVDKLTRLQVDSAEYSCLKAIALFSPDACGLTDPVHVESLQEKAQVALTEYERMQYPSQPQRFGRLLLRLPALRAVPASLISQLFFMRLVGKTPIETLIRDMQLSGSSISWPYVPGQ, from the exons ATGGCCATGGTGAGTGGGGGCTGGGGAGATCCTAATGGGGGCACCAACGGGCTGGGGGACAAGAGCTacctgaggggggaggaggaagacggctCTCCCCAGGCGGGAGGCAGCGACATGGAGGCCGGAGACGACGACAAGTCCTGCGTGGTGGACTGCGTGGTGTGCGGGGACAAGTCCAGCGGGAAACATTACGGCGTCTTCACGTGTGAGGGCTGCAAGAGCTTCTTCAAGCGCAGCGTCAGACGCAACCTCAGCTACACTTGCAG gTCGAACAGAGAGTGTCAGATTGACCAGCACCACAGGAACCAGTGCCAGTACTGTCGACTGAAGAAGTGTTTCCGTGTTGGCATGCGCAAAGAAG CAGTTCAACGCGGTCGCATCCCACCTCAGCCGAGCCTCAGCCCCTCCATCACGCCAATAGGTGGCGCCAGCGGCCTTGGGGGTGGCGACTtctataacaacaacaacaatggaggAAGTGGCGGCGGTCAGCCGGTGTCGGAGCTCATTTCCCAGCTGCTGCGTGCCGAACCGTACCCCAGCAGTCGGTTTGGACACCAGTACAACCAACAGGCCGGTCCAGATAACGCAATGGGGATTGATAACATCTGTGAACTGGCTGCCAGGCTACTCTTCAGCACCGTGGAGTGGGCCAGGAGCATCCCTTATTTCCCTGAGCTGCCCGTGTCAGACCAG GTGGCTCTGCTGAGGCTAAGCTGGAGCGAGCTGTTCATCCTCAACGCGGCCCAGTCGGCCCTGCCACTCCACATGGCTCCCTTGTTGGCCGCGGCTGGCTTCCACTCTTCGCCCATGTCTGCTGAGCGTGTGGTGTCCTTCATGGACCAGGTGAGGGTGTTCCAGGACCAGGTGGACAAGCTGACCCGACTGCAGGTGGACTCGGCAGAGTACAGCTGTCTCAAGGCCATCGCGCTCTTCTCACCAG acGCCTGTGGTCTAACAGACCCAGTCCACGTGGAGTCTCTGCAGGAGAAGGCTCAGGTGGCTCTGACGGAGTACGAGAGGATGCAGTACCCGAGTCAGCCTCAGCGATTCGGACGCCTGCTGCTGCGCCTCCCCGCCCTGCGCGCCGTTCCCGCCAGCCTCATCTCGCAGCTCTTTTTCATGCGCCTGGTAGGAAAGACACCCATCGAGACGCTGATCCGTGACATGCAGCTCTCCGGAAGCTCAATCAGCTGGCCGTATGTCCCAGGGCAGTAG
- the nr2f6a gene encoding nuclear receptor subfamily 2 group F member 6a isoform X2, giving the protein MAMVSGGWGDPNGGTNGLGDKSYLRGEEEDGSPQAGGSDMEAGDDDKSCVVDCVVCGDKSSGKHYGVFTCEGCKSFFKRSVRRNLSYTCRSNRECQIDQHHRNQCQYCRLKKCFRVGMRKEVQRGRIPPQPSLSPSITPIGGASGLGGGDFYNNNNNGGSGGGQPVSELISQLLRAEPYPSSRFGHQYNQQAGPDNAMGIDNICELAARLLFSTVEWARSIPYFPELPVSDQVALLRLSWSELFILNAAQSALPLHMAPLLAAAGFHSSPMSAERVVSFMDQVRVFQDQVDKLTRLQVDSAEYSCLKAIALFSPDACGLTDPVHVESLQEKAQVALTEYERMQYPSQPQRFGRLLLRLPALRAVPASLISQLFFMRLVGKTPIETLIRDMQLSGSSISWPYVPGQ; this is encoded by the exons ATGGCCATGGTGAGTGGGGGCTGGGGAGATCCTAATGGGGGCACCAACGGGCTGGGGGACAAGAGCTacctgaggggggaggaggaagacggctCTCCCCAGGCGGGAGGCAGCGACATGGAGGCCGGAGACGACGACAAGTCCTGCGTGGTGGACTGCGTGGTGTGCGGGGACAAGTCCAGCGGGAAACATTACGGCGTCTTCACGTGTGAGGGCTGCAAGAGCTTCTTCAAGCGCAGCGTCAGACGCAACCTCAGCTACACTTGCAG gTCGAACAGAGAGTGTCAGATTGACCAGCACCACAGGAACCAGTGCCAGTACTGTCGACTGAAGAAGTGTTTCCGTGTTGGCATGCGCAAAGAAG TTCAACGCGGTCGCATCCCACCTCAGCCGAGCCTCAGCCCCTCCATCACGCCAATAGGTGGCGCCAGCGGCCTTGGGGGTGGCGACTtctataacaacaacaacaatggaggAAGTGGCGGCGGTCAGCCGGTGTCGGAGCTCATTTCCCAGCTGCTGCGTGCCGAACCGTACCCCAGCAGTCGGTTTGGACACCAGTACAACCAACAGGCCGGTCCAGATAACGCAATGGGGATTGATAACATCTGTGAACTGGCTGCCAGGCTACTCTTCAGCACCGTGGAGTGGGCCAGGAGCATCCCTTATTTCCCTGAGCTGCCCGTGTCAGACCAG GTGGCTCTGCTGAGGCTAAGCTGGAGCGAGCTGTTCATCCTCAACGCGGCCCAGTCGGCCCTGCCACTCCACATGGCTCCCTTGTTGGCCGCGGCTGGCTTCCACTCTTCGCCCATGTCTGCTGAGCGTGTGGTGTCCTTCATGGACCAGGTGAGGGTGTTCCAGGACCAGGTGGACAAGCTGACCCGACTGCAGGTGGACTCGGCAGAGTACAGCTGTCTCAAGGCCATCGCGCTCTTCTCACCAG acGCCTGTGGTCTAACAGACCCAGTCCACGTGGAGTCTCTGCAGGAGAAGGCTCAGGTGGCTCTGACGGAGTACGAGAGGATGCAGTACCCGAGTCAGCCTCAGCGATTCGGACGCCTGCTGCTGCGCCTCCCCGCCCTGCGCGCCGTTCCCGCCAGCCTCATCTCGCAGCTCTTTTTCATGCGCCTGGTAGGAAAGACACCCATCGAGACGCTGATCCGTGACATGCAGCTCTCCGGAAGCTCAATCAGCTGGCCGTATGTCCCAGGGCAGTAG